The following coding sequences lie in one uncultured Celeribacter sp. genomic window:
- a CDS encoding rod-binding protein has protein sequence MSLTAINAFPSHQAQQVSHDDKMREAADKLEAAFLAEMLKSAGFGQTPETFGGGSGEDQFSSFLVQAQAEKMVDAGGIGLSEQIFNALKEKTNGSS, from the coding sequence ATGTCCTTGACTGCCATAAACGCGTTTCCTTCACACCAGGCGCAGCAGGTTTCACATGACGATAAAATGCGTGAGGCCGCCGATAAGCTTGAAGCAGCCTTCCTTGCGGAAATGTTGAAAAGTGCCGGCTTCGGTCAAACACCGGAAACCTTTGGAGGTGGTTCAGGGGAAGATCAGTTTTCCTCTTTTCTCGTCCAAGCCCAGGCTGAGAAAATGGTGGATGCCGGTGGAATCGGTCTGTCCGAACAGATTTTTAACGCTCTGAAGGAGAAAACCAATGGCTCTTCTTGA
- a CDS encoding flagellin, translated as MSSILTNNGAMVALQTLNSINSDLSKTQSMISTGKDVASAKDNSSVWAISKVMESDVAGFKAISDSLALGESTLAVASEAAETVTDLLTDIKEKVVSAQEENVDRDKIQTDIDALIGQVKSVIGAAQFNGLSLVEGTDDVNVLSSLDRASDGTVTASDITVSRQDLSTSAGTYGSGTSLAANATASDTAVANTANTAVVTVGNTWAADDVATLSVAGVDVSFTATGTAVADVADGLAGVINGLGLEGVTATGNGDGTLTISSTNAFEDIAVTTGETTAGDGDVLITALNGTTGLTDTSGSIDERAESVAFSTSAAVKEGDGYKVTVGGSSYNYVAGKGESMEDVARGLKTAIDSAGLDDISTTVSKDADTGQWSLKVDNDGSSLAFSVTGNEGGEASGGLFGLDSIDVTTNAGADAALGNIETLINNSIDAAASFGSAQGRIETQSSFISNLTDALTSGIGSMVDADMEEASAKLQALQVQQQLGVQSLSIANQAPQTILSLFG; from the coding sequence ATGTCCAGCATTCTGACCAACAATGGCGCAATGGTTGCGCTGCAGACCCTGAACTCCATCAACTCCGATCTGTCCAAAACCCAAAGCATGATCTCCACGGGTAAAGATGTCGCTTCCGCGAAAGACAACTCTTCCGTTTGGGCGATTTCGAAGGTTATGGAATCGGATGTTGCAGGTTTCAAAGCCATTTCCGACAGCCTAGCACTTGGCGAATCGACCCTCGCCGTTGCGTCGGAAGCTGCCGAAACCGTGACCGACCTGCTCACCGACATCAAAGAAAAAGTTGTCTCCGCGCAGGAAGAAAACGTTGATCGCGACAAGATTCAAACTGACATCGACGCTTTGATCGGTCAGGTGAAATCTGTTATCGGCGCAGCACAGTTTAACGGTTTGAGCCTCGTCGAAGGCACCGATGACGTCAATGTGCTGTCTTCCCTCGATCGCGCCTCCGATGGCACGGTGACGGCCTCCGACATCACAGTATCGCGCCAAGACCTGTCAACGAGTGCCGGGACCTATGGCTCCGGCACCTCGCTGGCCGCCAACGCCACAGCATCCGATACGGCAGTTGCCAATACGGCCAACACTGCCGTCGTCACTGTAGGCAACACATGGGCCGCCGACGACGTGGCAACCCTAAGTGTCGCAGGCGTCGACGTAAGCTTTACCGCAACAGGCACCGCCGTGGCGGACGTTGCTGACGGACTCGCCGGGGTGATCAACGGCCTTGGCCTTGAGGGAGTTACCGCAACCGGCAATGGGGACGGCACCCTGACGATCAGCTCGACCAACGCCTTCGAAGACATCGCCGTAACCACCGGCGAAACCACGGCTGGTGACGGTGACGTTCTGATCACCGCACTCAACGGCACAACCGGCTTGACCGACACCTCCGGCTCTATTGACGAACGCGCCGAAAGCGTTGCTTTCTCGACGTCCGCAGCCGTGAAGGAGGGTGACGGCTACAAAGTGACCGTCGGAGGCAGCTCCTACAACTACGTGGCGGGCAAAGGCGAGAGCATGGAAGACGTCGCTCGCGGTCTGAAAACAGCGATCGACTCCGCTGGCCTCGACGATATTTCGACCACTGTCAGCAAAGATGCCGACACCGGCCAATGGTCTCTGAAAGTCGACAATGACGGTTCGTCTCTTGCTTTCTCCGTGACTGGCAACGAAGGCGGAGAGGCCTCCGGCGGCCTCTTTGGTCTCGACAGCATCGACGTCACCACGAATGCAGGGGCAGATGCTGCTCTCGGCAACATCGAAACCCTGATCAACAACTCCATTGATGCCGCAGCATCCTTTGGTTCTGCTCAAGGTCGGATTGAAACCCAATCCAGCTTTATTTCCAACCTCACCGACGCCTTGACCTCCGGCATCGGCTCTATGGTGGATGCAGACATGGAAGAAGCATCTGCCAAGCTTCAGGCCCTTCAGGTTCAGCAGCAGTTGGGTGTGCAATCGCTCTCGATTGCCAACCAGGCACCGCAAACCATCCTGTCGCTCTTCGGCTAA
- a CDS encoding flagellar hook-length control protein FliK, with product MQEMQFLNSEFIATDASSAHFRSDARTMDAALQKPDKSRQAAVLPANPKDEKGKGETFEDVFLRKNTEEGSTLKRANHPWQQGFSTDEHGPQVKLKIDKSVHNAVFDMEIQDSEAEPSQTGSDVLFSSLVAPTTSPDLLEAAAGHVALAPGQNSDGASIEFSEKASKSGAEIVKVSLEEGLGDSQAEKIQLSLLKAEGQASQKAVVSNAEAQFEILSTMPETVLVKQASSGVASDGKILELPGLVAAQKNMDDTGRDVLGVTGSGQAAHAVTNNKSQTSLEMHDIEFEAQTAILDSKKVGGDSMAKETLPFGSANTSANMQENGGLTVSLSTGDMENLPVSGEKFGAALQPHGLSQTKTAQIAPPAQKTNFSTKNEQVNADVTMSPLEADHSADFETQTVQVEQVQQPGPSDDNGPDVPPKPMKNGEKWSASPTAGQAALAETANSSSETDPVLEEDQRSLEEVVHTSETHGKEVLDDTFDTRTSATSEPKKLSDSPLVTAAVSVQEPFSAMAENPETLVGLDDIAGVSGASRDQDVARDMSAPTSAAHRTELPTRVAMQVAEVARQLPDRPVEITLTPEELGKVRLSFQMSENGAMHVVIAAERPETMDLLRRNIDSLAGEFKDLGYSDSGFSFESFDQGTQNNDAPDLPSFERMSPSQAMDETVVKTPEPVRLSLGSGMDLRL from the coding sequence ATGCAAGAAATGCAATTTTTAAATTCTGAGTTCATCGCGACAGATGCGTCCAGCGCGCATTTCCGGTCGGATGCGCGGACCATGGATGCGGCTCTGCAAAAGCCGGATAAATCGAGGCAAGCGGCTGTTCTTCCTGCGAATCCCAAAGATGAAAAGGGAAAAGGGGAGACCTTCGAAGATGTATTTTTGCGTAAAAATACAGAAGAGGGGTCCACTCTCAAGCGTGCGAATCACCCGTGGCAGCAGGGCTTTTCAACGGATGAACATGGGCCGCAGGTAAAGCTGAAGATTGATAAATCGGTCCATAACGCTGTTTTCGATATGGAGATACAGGATAGCGAGGCGGAGCCATCACAGACGGGCAGTGATGTGCTCTTCAGCTCGCTTGTGGCTCCGACAACGTCTCCTGACCTCCTGGAGGCCGCAGCCGGACATGTCGCGTTGGCGCCAGGGCAAAACAGCGATGGTGCTTCCATAGAGTTCAGCGAAAAGGCGTCAAAGTCCGGTGCGGAGATCGTCAAGGTCTCTTTGGAAGAGGGTCTAGGCGACTCGCAAGCTGAGAAAATACAGCTCTCTCTGCTAAAAGCTGAGGGTCAGGCGTCACAGAAGGCCGTCGTTTCAAATGCGGAAGCACAGTTTGAAATTTTGAGCACGATGCCGGAGACGGTGCTTGTTAAGCAGGCATCTTCAGGGGTGGCGAGTGACGGTAAAATTTTGGAACTTCCTGGTTTGGTAGCGGCTCAGAAAAACATGGATGACACCGGGCGCGACGTGCTTGGCGTGACGGGGTCTGGGCAAGCTGCACATGCTGTCACGAACAATAAGTCACAGACCTCTCTGGAAATGCACGATATTGAATTTGAGGCGCAGACAGCGATTTTGGATTCGAAAAAGGTCGGCGGTGATTCTATGGCTAAAGAAACGTTACCTTTCGGTTCTGCGAATACCTCTGCAAATATGCAGGAGAATGGAGGGTTAACGGTATCCCTGTCGACGGGAGATATGGAAAATCTTCCCGTGTCGGGCGAGAAATTTGGCGCGGCATTGCAACCACATGGGCTGTCGCAAACCAAGACTGCCCAGATCGCCCCCCCTGCACAGAAAACAAATTTTTCCACTAAAAATGAGCAGGTTAATGCTGATGTGACAATGTCACCGTTAGAAGCGGATCATTCTGCTGATTTCGAAACTCAAACGGTGCAGGTAGAACAGGTTCAACAGCCTGGGCCATCAGACGACAATGGGCCAGATGTTCCCCCAAAGCCAATGAAAAATGGCGAAAAATGGTCGGCGTCTCCGACCGCCGGGCAGGCCGCTTTGGCTGAGACCGCGAATAGTTCCTCCGAAACCGATCCGGTTTTGGAGGAGGATCAGCGAAGTTTGGAGGAGGTGGTCCATACCTCCGAAACGCATGGGAAAGAGGTCTTGGACGATACATTTGATACCCGTACCTCTGCGACGTCCGAGCCCAAAAAGCTATCAGATTCGCCCTTAGTGACAGCCGCCGTATCCGTACAGGAGCCATTCTCTGCAATGGCGGAGAACCCTGAAACCCTTGTTGGGCTGGACGATATAGCAGGTGTTTCCGGCGCTTCGCGTGACCAGGATGTCGCTCGGGATATGTCTGCTCCAACCAGTGCTGCTCATCGCACCGAACTCCCGACACGTGTGGCCATGCAGGTCGCGGAAGTGGCGCGGCAACTGCCAGACAGGCCGGTCGAAATCACGTTGACGCCAGAAGAATTGGGTAAGGTTCGGCTGTCGTTCCAAATGTCAGAAAATGGTGCGATGCATGTGGTGATTGCGGCTGAAAGGCCCGAAACCATGGATCTTTTGCGGCGTAATATCGACAGCCTTGCCGGGGAGTTTAAAGACCTCGGATATTCCGACAGCGGCTTCAGTTTCGAAAGTTTTGATCAGGGAACGCAGAACAACGATGCTCCTGATTTGCCGAGTTTCGAGCGGATGTCGCCCAGTCAAGCCATGGATGAAACTGTCGTTAAAACACCAGAACCTGTGCGCTTGAGCTTGGGCTCGGGCATGGATCTCAGACTTTAA
- the flaF gene encoding flagellar biosynthesis regulator FlaF — MNALQMARTAYSNTSAPIRTPRGTEYEAIARITHRLREASKDKKMSYSAYVKALYDNRRLWTLLATNVAEKDNQLPKELRAQLFYLAQFTAKHTSDILSKKADETALIDINTAIMRGLQREGQ, encoded by the coding sequence GTGAACGCTCTTCAAATGGCCCGAACGGCCTATTCAAATACCTCCGCGCCGATTCGGACGCCGCGCGGTACAGAATACGAAGCAATCGCAAGAATTACGCATCGTCTTCGTGAAGCCTCCAAAGATAAAAAAATGTCCTATTCCGCCTACGTTAAGGCGCTTTATGATAACCGCCGTCTTTGGACACTTCTCGCAACGAATGTTGCTGAGAAGGACAACCAGCTCCCCAAAGAACTCCGCGCCCAGCTTTTTTATCTGGCACAGTTCACAGCCAAACACACATCAGACATTCTTTCCAAGAAAGCCGATGAAACGGCCCTGATAGATATTAACACCGCCATCATGCGTGGCCTGCAACGTGAGGGCCAGTAA